The stretch of DNA TTGTAGGATTAGCTATTATTATTTTAATAAAATCAAAAGAAGCAACGTTAGAAGAATCATCAGGAAAAGAAAAGTCAATCGATCAATTTTCTAGTTTTACTAGAAAACTAGTTATCGTTGTTGGAATTACCGGCCTGTTTGTACTTATAGGAACACTTTTCGTAATTGGATACATAGAATATCAATCTAAATATGCCGCTCAAGAACATTTGCAAGCTATTGTAATTAAAGAAGCATTAATGCATAGAACGGAAGGAAAGGATGCTAGTATAAGAGATGTGACCGTTATTGCACAAATGTACCATTCGGGCAGTCGTAGTGTAGGCGCGTATTTTGTTCAAATATACGAAGAGCGCTTGTTTAAAACGCAGGTAACATTTGGTGTCTTTGGTTTTGTCCTTTCGTTATTATTACTCGTAAGAAGACGTGCTACTGCAATCGCGAAGGAAAGTTATAAGAAGTTTTCTAATAGTGCTATTTATGATTTTCTTTTAAAATGGAAGAAACAAATAATAATTGCATTTGCTATCTTTTTAGTGTCAGGATATGTCTTCGGTACAATCGGTTATTATTATAAGCAATTTTCGATAAATAACGATCCTCAAATATATTATTATAACGTTTTTGAAAAACGAAACGGTGAACCACTTACTTCCGAAATGGAGTATAACGTTTCTGCCTTTTTAGCTGGTCAAGATTATGTTGAAAAGGGCGTAACGATGAAAGAAGCAGAAACAACAAAAGGGAAATTTAAAATTTTCGGTTACATTGTTGGCCTTTTTCTCGTAATATACATAAATAAACCTTTGTGGAACCGGATTGTAAATAAAGTTGCTAGTACAAGACAAATACATACGGCAGAGAAGATATAATATAGCGGTAAGAAGGAATGGAGAATTAATCCATTCTTTCTTTTTTAAAAAGGTCTAAGAAGTTTGTTAATATAGCAATTTTCAATCAAACGTTTGATTGAGCTATAGGAAAAAATGTGAGGCGTCAACATTTTTAGCATCTCCCTTATTATTAACTTTTTTAAAAGCTATATTAGAAATGTTAATTAGGAAAATTTGTCCTTTTTAGTTTGTTTTAATGTTAAGTCGAGGACGAACTTGATGAAGTAATATTTGCTACATCAACTTTAGTGGGGAGTATAGTATACAGAGAGACATTGTAGCAGCGTCAAAATTTTTCGGCTGCGTCAAAAAAATCGCCAAGTGTGTCAATAAATTTTCCAGCAGCGTCAAAAAACCGGCCAAGTGCGTCAATAATTTCTCCAACTGCATCAATCAACCCCGCCACTGTATCTAAAACCCCTATAAAATAGCAGCGGCACAACCCGCACCGCTATTCATTCCAATCGAAAATAATATTTCTCCACTTTTCTGCAAAAACTATATTGAATTTCCCAGAAAGGAGGCGTACATAATGCCAAATGCGCAAGACTATGTGAATCAAAGTATGTCAAGTGTTCAAAATACGGTAGGAACATTACAACAGGCTCTTAACTCTGCCGAAAAACCAGAGAACAAAAACAAGATTCAACAAGCAATTGATGCTCTTCATTCCGTACAGCAAGATTTATCTAATTACCAAGACTAATGGTTGCGACCCATTTATAAGCTTACCCCGTTAGACGATGAAAAAAGTCTGCCCTAAAAAATAAGAGCAGACTTTTTATTATGGAGTGAAGTGTATTCTTTGCTTCACAAATCCCCATCGTATATAGTAAAAAGAGGAAATTTGAAGTGAACGGGTGAAGTTAAATGATGATATTTTTCGGACTGTTTTTTCTTGTAGTATATGCAGCGCTTGTATATTACATTGGAAGAAGCGTATGGGGATTGATGCTAGTTAGAGGAAGAAGGAGTGTTTCCTGGAAGTTTAAACTATTGTACATTATTACACTGACGGTTGTTTCCACTTCCTTCATAGTTGGGAGATTTTTCGATAATACGATCCTTCATATTATCGGCTCCTTTTGGATGGCGCTTTTCTACTTAATGGTTATTTTGTTACCGGTACTCCATCTTACTGTTTGGCTACTCGGCTTTACGAAAATACCGAGAATTCATATTGATAGATGGGCAAGAGTAATTGTGTTCAGTGTTGTTATATTTGTCATATCCTTCGGAGTTTATAATGCATACACACCTACTGTGAATCAATACGACGTGACAGTGGAGAAAGAAGTTGAGATGGAGAGTCTTAATATTGTCATGGCATCAGATATGCATTTTGGCGTTCTTTCTGGAAAAAATCATGCTAAAAAAATGGTGGAACAAATAAATGCACTTCAACCAGACGTCGTTATTTTTCCAGGCGATATTGTAGATGATGATATTGATCCGTTTGTGGATAAAAACATTGCGGAAGTACTTGCGCAAATTAATGCGCCTTACGGTGTTTACGCTTCGCTAGGAAATCACGATAAGCATAATGGACCGATTGAAAAATTAATTGATGTAATCGAAGAAGGAAATGTGACGGTTCTATATGATGATTTCATCTTAATAGATGACCACTTTTATATAATCGGTCGAAAAGACCGTACTGATAGAAACAGAGAAGAGTTGGCCGTGTTAACAGCAAATTTAGATAAGAGCAAACCGCTCATACTTGTCGATCATCAGCCGTACGATTTAGATGTGGCACAAGAGCAGGGGATAGATCTCATGCTTTCTGGTCATACACATTATGGACAAGTGTTCCCTGGAAACTTAATTACCGGAAAAATATATGAAAATGATTGGGGCTATCTCCAACTAGAGCAGCTTCATTCTATCGTATCATCAGGTTATGGATTTTGGGGACCGCCAATCCGCATTGGGTCACGCTCGGAAATTGTACAAATTGTCGTTTCTTTTTTAACTGAATAAATGCGGGGAAAGAGTTCTTTTGCTTAAAGGGCATAGAGCTCTTTTTCTTTTCACCTAAAGGATAGGCCAGGCAAAATAACAAATAGAGCAGCATAGGATAGTAACACTAGTTTAGGGGGTGACTGTCGATGTGGAGAAACAGAAACCATTTAACGTTTATCGGGCCAAACCCGGTTACAACGTTTAATCCTTATTCCCGCATACCTACTATTGCTACTACTGCGTACTTAAGTCCGTTTACATATATCGTGGGCGATGTGCGAGTCGGACATAATGTTTTTGTTGGGCCATTCGTTTCGTTAAGAGCGGATGAAGGAACTCCTTTTCATATTGGGAGTAACAGCAATTTGCAGGATGGGGTCATTTTACATGGCCTTGAACATGAATATGTCACAAGAAATAACAAACGGTATTCCATTTATATAGGAAAGGGAGTAACGTGTGCGCACGGTTCGCTTGTTCACGGACCATGCTTAATAGAAGATAATGTGTTTGTTGGATTTGGATCGGTCGTATTTAATGCAAAAGTCGGTCGAGATAGTTTTATTTCTTCTGGAGCGGTCATTACGGATGGGGTCGAGCTTAGACCGAACTCATTTGTTCCACCTGGGGCTAGCGTTGATAGTCAAGAAAAGGCAGACTCACTGTCAGGTGTTCCTGAAAACAATCAACAGTTTGCGATGGAAGTACAACGAGTCAATCGAGAATTTCCAGCAGCGTATTCGTTACTCTTAGGAAAAAATAGATGCTCTTGTGGACTGGCGTGTAGTTAAAAAGGGCAGAAATTATTCTCTTTCAAATTCTCCTACTTTATATAGAAGGAAATGGTATGATAAGGAAAGCTACCATTAAAAGGAGAGTTACGATGCATAAAATAATGCTGATTGAAGATGATCCCCAGTTAAGTGAAATCATTCAAGAAAATCTCGAGCGGTACGGGTATGTAGTAGCGCAACCAAAAAGTTTCGCAAATGTAGTAGAAGAATTTGTGGACTTTCGACCAGATTTAGTGTTACTCGACATAAACCTTCCTTACTATGACGGCTATTATTTATGTAGAAGCTTCCGCCAAAAATCTAATGTCCCAATCATTATTATTTCTGCGCGAAGTCAGGAAATGGATCAAATAATGGCAATTGAACTTGGGGCAGATGATTATATTACGAAGCCGTTTACGTTTGATATATTACATTCAAAAATTAAAGCAACGGTCCGAAGAGTGTACGGGGAATATGCAGTCAAAGAAAATCAGAACACTTCTATAGGTGAACTTTATATAGACTCGCAAACTTTAACAATAACGTACGGAGAAAAGAGCAAGGAACTTAGCAAAAATGAATATAAGCTGTTAAGAAAGTTGATGGAAAATAACAATGCTTACGTAACGAGAGAACAGTT from Sutcliffiella cohnii encodes:
- a CDS encoding response regulator transcription factor — translated: MHKIMLIEDDPQLSEIIQENLERYGYVVAQPKSFANVVEEFVDFRPDLVLLDINLPYYDGYYLCRSFRQKSNVPIIIISARSQEMDQIMAIELGADDYITKPFTFDILHSKIKATVRRVYGEYAVKENQNTSIGELYIDSQTLTITYGEKSKELSKNEYKLLRKLMENNNAYVTREQLMEEVWDSFTFVDDNTLTVNITRIKQKLVEIGVGQVIKTKRGLGYMLQYSVGMNND
- a CDS encoding metallophosphoesterase — its product is MMIFFGLFFLVVYAALVYYIGRSVWGLMLVRGRRSVSWKFKLLYIITLTVVSTSFIVGRFFDNTILHIIGSFWMALFYLMVILLPVLHLTVWLLGFTKIPRIHIDRWARVIVFSVVIFVISFGVYNAYTPTVNQYDVTVEKEVEMESLNIVMASDMHFGVLSGKNHAKKMVEQINALQPDVVIFPGDIVDDDIDPFVDKNIAEVLAQINAPYGVYASLGNHDKHNGPIEKLIDVIEEGNVTVLYDDFILIDDHFYIIGRKDRTDRNREELAVLTANLDKSKPLILVDHQPYDLDVAQEQGIDLMLSGHTHYGQVFPGNLITGKIYENDWGYLQLEQLHSIVSSGYGFWGPPIRIGSRSEIVQIVVSFLTE
- a CDS encoding carbonate dehydratase codes for the protein MWRNRNHLTFIGPNPVTTFNPYSRIPTIATTAYLSPFTYIVGDVRVGHNVFVGPFVSLRADEGTPFHIGSNSNLQDGVILHGLEHEYVTRNNKRYSIYIGKGVTCAHGSLVHGPCLIEDNVFVGFGSVVFNAKVGRDSFISSGAVITDGVELRPNSFVPPGASVDSQEKADSLSGVPENNQQFAMEVQRVNREFPAAYSLLLGKNRCSCGLACS